A single genomic interval of halophilic archaeon DL31 harbors:
- a CDS encoding GCN5-related N-acetyltransferase (PFAM: GCN5-related N-acetyltransferase~KEGG: hbo:Hbor_13860 hypothetical protein) has product MEFALLGWPDSDLTLRLDFREFSYAGKFVMSNTGKAVARDPTEQRPDPPETETDYEGATPGSPDDPFERDVVAAAAFNEDRTDPGVCWIRYITTRRDRRGEGIGPKLAAFVADHAENEGYRRCRIAVNNPFAYHALYKAGFVYTGRETGLAEVVLERPGERDAVTYQCGLDTFRMSADERDLNAEERAFLDDREGESAPALVDSPRSTAATEGSAGVADR; this is encoded by the coding sequence ATGGAGTTCGCGTTGCTCGGGTGGCCTGACAGCGACCTAACACTCAGGCTCGACTTCCGGGAGTTCAGCTACGCGGGCAAGTTCGTGATGTCGAACACCGGGAAGGCGGTGGCCCGGGACCCGACCGAGCAGCGGCCCGACCCGCCCGAGACCGAGACGGACTACGAGGGCGCAACGCCCGGGAGCCCGGACGACCCCTTCGAGCGGGACGTGGTCGCCGCCGCAGCGTTCAACGAGGACCGCACAGATCCAGGGGTGTGCTGGATTCGCTACATCACGACCCGGCGCGACCGCCGCGGAGAGGGTATCGGCCCGAAACTCGCAGCGTTCGTCGCCGACCACGCCGAGAACGAGGGCTACCGACGCTGTCGCATCGCAGTCAACAATCCGTTCGCGTACCACGCGCTCTACAAGGCAGGGTTCGTCTACACCGGGCGAGAGACGGGGCTCGCAGAGGTCGTCCTCGAGCGCCCGGGCGAGCGCGACGCTGTCACCTACCAGTGCGGGCTGGACACGTTCCGGATGAGCGCGGACGAACGCGACCTCAATGCTGAGGAACGCGCGTTCCTCGACGACAGAGAGGGCGAATCGGCGCCGGCGTTGGTCGACTCCCCACGTTCGACGGCCGCAACTGAGGGAAGCGCGGGAGTCGCTGACCGGTGA
- a CDS encoding transcriptional regulator, AsnC family (KEGG: hvo:HVO_1792 transcription regulator~PFAM: Transcription regulator, AsnC-type, C-terminal~SMART: Transcription regulator, AsnC-type), whose product MDERDVRLLKAISDLGTGSPERLHEETDIPVSTIHYRLNNLRDEGIIENDLYDLNLQKLGMGVTVVLEVLADYSGSHESLSERLLAVEGVTEAYFTMGETDFVVVARLSDSDDVERLIRAFEDIEEVDRTNSTFVIRSLRDGQRPLESYSLESLVDMLAEE is encoded by the coding sequence ATGGACGAACGCGACGTGCGCTTGCTCAAAGCCATCTCTGACCTCGGCACCGGCAGCCCCGAACGACTCCACGAGGAGACCGACATCCCTGTTTCGACCATTCACTACCGGCTGAACAATCTTCGGGACGAGGGCATCATCGAGAACGACCTCTACGACCTGAACCTGCAGAAACTCGGCATGGGTGTGACGGTGGTCCTCGAGGTGCTGGCGGACTACAGCGGCTCCCACGAATCACTGAGCGAGCGACTGCTCGCTGTCGAGGGTGTCACGGAAGCGTACTTCACGATGGGTGAGACCGATTTCGTCGTCGTCGCCCGCCTCTCAGATAGCGACGACGTCGAACGGCTCATCCGTGCCTTCGAGGATATCGAGGAGGTCGACCGCACCAACTCCACCTTCGTCATTCGCTCGCTCCGAGACGGCCAGCGACCACTCGAGAGCTACTCGCTGGAGAGTTTGGTCGACATGCTCGCCGAGGAGTAG
- a CDS encoding Phosphonate-transporting ATPase (PFAM: ABC transporter-like~KEGG: hwa:HQ2018A peptide ABC transporter ATP-binding protein~SMART: ATPase, AAA+ type, core), with protein MIGGSPPPLKLAGVTKRYDGGGGTVTALENVTFAVEPGEVTAVMGPSGSGKSTMLNMLGLLDDPTTGVVELRGEPVAGLSDRERTDVRRERVGFVFQEFHLIPTLSAVENVRLPTAFLDADYTDRAVDLLTRVGLGDRLDHTPDELSGGQKQRVAIARSLVNEPDVLLADEPTGNLDRDTGVAVLKEIRTIADGGVGVVAVTHDDLVAEFADRTVDLTDGVLSG; from the coding sequence ATGATCGGGGGTTCGCCGCCACCGCTGAAGCTCGCAGGGGTCACGAAGCGCTACGATGGCGGTGGCGGCACCGTCACGGCGCTCGAGAACGTTACCTTCGCGGTCGAACCAGGCGAAGTGACAGCCGTGATGGGACCCTCCGGATCGGGCAAGTCGACGATGCTGAACATGCTCGGGTTGCTCGATGACCCCACGACGGGTGTGGTCGAACTCCGGGGCGAACCGGTCGCCGGGCTCTCAGACCGTGAACGGACCGACGTGCGCCGTGAGCGGGTGGGGTTCGTCTTTCAGGAGTTCCACCTCATCCCGACGCTGTCGGCCGTGGAGAACGTTCGGCTGCCGACCGCATTTCTGGACGCCGACTACACCGATCGGGCGGTCGACCTGTTGACCAGAGTTGGGCTGGGAGACCGTCTCGACCACACGCCTGACGAACTGTCGGGTGGGCAGAAACAGCGTGTCGCCATCGCGCGCTCGCTGGTCAACGAACCCGACGTGCTGCTGGCCGACGAGCCAACGGGGAATCTGGACCGCGACACCGGCGTCGCGGTGCTGAAAGAAATCCGGACTATCGCCGACGGCGGCGTCGGCGTCGTCGCTGTCACGCACGACGACCTCGTGGCCGAGTTCGCCGACCGAACCGTGGATCTCACCGATGGGGTGCTCAGTGGCTGA
- a CDS encoding Flap structure-specific endonuclease (SMART: XPG I; XPG N-terminal; Helix-hairpin-helix motif, class 2~TIGRFAM: Flap structure-specific endonuclease~KEGG: hbo:Hbor_13850 flap endonuclease 1~HAMAP: Flap structure-specific endonuclease~PFAM: XPG I; XPG N-terminal), protein MGNADLRAVAAIEDIPFSELSGSVVAVDAHNWLYRYLTTTVKFTADSVYTTSDGDEVANLLGVVQGLPKFFEADMTPVLVFDGGVTDLKSDEVERRREQRKKAEERKQEAEEAGDSVEAARLEARTQRLTDTIHETTRGLLDRLDVPYIEAPAEGEAQCAHMAATGEVDYAGSEDYDTMTFGAPRTLRQLTSKGHPELMDLQKTLEKHDISYEQLVDVALLMGTDFNEGVTGYGPKTAVKAVKEHGDIWGVMEAEDVYVANADRVRELFFDPPVTDDYELDLDIDPDLDAARAYVSAEWEVPAEEVERGFERIEESLVQTGLDDWT, encoded by the coding sequence ATGGGCAACGCGGACTTACGCGCGGTCGCGGCCATCGAGGACATCCCCTTCTCGGAGTTGTCGGGGAGTGTCGTCGCCGTCGACGCGCACAACTGGCTCTATCGCTATCTCACGACGACGGTGAAGTTCACCGCCGACTCGGTGTACACCACCAGCGACGGCGACGAGGTTGCGAACCTCCTCGGCGTCGTCCAGGGGCTCCCGAAGTTCTTTGAGGCCGACATGACGCCTGTGCTGGTCTTCGACGGTGGGGTCACCGATCTCAAGAGCGACGAGGTCGAGCGCCGCCGGGAGCAGCGCAAGAAGGCAGAGGAGCGCAAGCAGGAAGCCGAGGAGGCTGGCGACAGCGTCGAGGCCGCGCGGCTGGAAGCCCGCACCCAGCGACTCACCGACACGATTCACGAGACCACACGCGGGCTGCTCGACCGTCTCGACGTGCCGTACATCGAGGCACCTGCAGAGGGTGAGGCTCAGTGTGCGCACATGGCCGCGACTGGCGAAGTCGATTACGCCGGCAGCGAGGACTACGACACGATGACCTTCGGCGCACCGCGGACGCTGCGACAGCTCACCTCGAAAGGCCACCCGGAGCTGATGGACCTCCAGAAAACCCTCGAGAAACACGACATCAGCTACGAGCAGTTGGTCGACGTGGCGCTACTGATGGGGACGGATTTCAACGAGGGGGTCACCGGATACGGGCCCAAGACCGCAGTGAAAGCCGTGAAGGAACACGGCGATATCTGGGGTGTGATGGAGGCCGAAGACGTGTACGTGGCCAACGCCGACCGGGTGCGGGAGCTCTTCTTCGACCCACCGGTCACCGACGACTACGAACTCGACCTCGACATCGATCCGGACCTCGACGCCGCACGGGCGTACGTCTCGGCGGAGTGGGAGGTGCCCGCTGAGGAGGTCGAGCGCGGCTTCGAGCGCATCGAGGAGTCGCTGGTCCAGACCGGGCTCGACGACTGGACCTAA
- a CDS encoding protein of unknown function DUF214 (PFAM: Protein of unknown function DUF214, permase predicted~KEGG: hwa:HQ2019A peptide ABC transporter permease) produces the protein MGCSVADPSRPRAEPEPTDVGLRARLMREFPAVSLAVRNLSRQRLRAGLAMLGIVIGVFAVVALGMLGTALQGAALAELGGLGNQVIVSPAGGTDSLDSRDLQAIRRAAAGHGEVVPLNSGTATVSGPGGETFAQLYGTTRPQALFGDSGLPSYHRQGAIVGADTAASLGVRVGSTVEISGNQYRVVAILQDQGSISPIRPGSAVVLPPDEFAASGYSQVVVQANSGEDARQVASGVRERLNVRERRVSVLSLTSILSQISEFFDLLNGFLLAVAGVSLVVAGVSIFNIMLMTVSERRGEIGVLRAVGIHREQVLRTLLAEATLLGVAGGSLGAVFGAAVVVGVALTTRLPLSAVLVPTNLFVALGAFAFGVLIALVGGLYPAYRAAWEPPVESLRG, from the coding sequence ATGGGGTGCTCAGTGGCTGACCCAAGCCGCCCGCGGGCCGAACCCGAGCCGACGGACGTGGGGCTGCGGGCGCGGCTGATGCGGGAGTTCCCGGCCGTCTCGCTGGCGGTGCGGAACCTCTCGCGCCAGCGCCTCCGGGCAGGGCTGGCGATGCTCGGCATCGTCATCGGGGTGTTCGCTGTCGTCGCACTCGGGATGCTCGGAACGGCGCTCCAGGGCGCGGCGCTGGCAGAACTCGGCGGGCTGGGGAATCAGGTCATCGTCAGCCCCGCTGGGGGTACGGACTCATTGGACAGCCGCGACCTGCAGGCCATCCGGCGGGCCGCCGCGGGCCACGGCGAGGTGGTGCCGCTGAACTCCGGTACGGCGACCGTCTCGGGCCCGGGAGGAGAGACCTTCGCCCAACTCTACGGGACGACGCGACCGCAGGCTCTCTTCGGGGACAGTGGACTCCCGTCGTACCATCGGCAGGGCGCCATCGTGGGCGCCGATACCGCCGCCAGTCTCGGTGTTCGGGTCGGCTCGACCGTCGAGATATCGGGGAACCAGTACCGCGTCGTCGCAATACTGCAGGACCAGGGGAGCATTTCGCCCATCAGGCCTGGGTCGGCCGTGGTCCTCCCACCCGACGAGTTCGCCGCATCGGGGTACTCGCAGGTCGTCGTACAGGCGAACTCCGGTGAAGACGCCAGGCAGGTCGCCTCGGGGGTCCGTGAGCGGCTGAACGTTCGGGAGCGGCGCGTCTCGGTGCTCTCGCTCACGAGTATTCTTTCACAAATCTCGGAGTTCTTTGACTTGCTCAACGGCTTCCTGCTCGCCGTCGCAGGCGTCTCGCTGGTCGTGGCGGGCGTCTCCATCTTCAACATCATGCTGATGACGGTCTCGGAGCGGCGGGGCGAAATCGGCGTGCTGCGGGCGGTCGGCATCCACCGGGAGCAGGTGTTGCGAACGTTGCTGGCGGAGGCGACGCTGCTGGGAGTTGCCGGTGGCTCCCTCGGCGCTGTGTTCGGCGCAGCCGTCGTCGTCGGTGTCGCCCTCACGACGCGCCTCCCGCTCTCTGCAGTGTTGGTACCGACGAACCTCTTCGTTGCGCTGGGAGCGTTTGCGTTCGGAGTGCTCATCGCGCTCGTGGGTGGCCTCTACCCGGCCTACCGTGCGGCGTGGGAGCCGCCAGTCGAGTCGCTGCGAGGGTAG
- a CDS encoding hypothetical protein (manually curated~KEGG: nmg:Nmag_3483 hypothetical protein), with the protein MSDSEPELAAREHLLAEEADILEAVLAVADAVAADWPELADGRRATPDRDAVVPLLRAALEESGLLRALTGLLAAAVEAAGYELAARPVPSPPYVVVSSTGPVLRATVADGRLVVNIDCFEVVRGTELGGENGVAYARTAATPADALSVSFARSG; encoded by the coding sequence ATGTCCGACTCGGAGCCCGAGCTCGCCGCGCGCGAGCACCTGCTCGCCGAGGAGGCCGACATCCTCGAGGCTGTGCTTGCGGTGGCCGACGCGGTCGCCGCCGACTGGCCCGAACTGGCCGACGGCCGCCGCGCCACGCCGGACCGCGACGCCGTCGTTCCTCTCCTCCGCGCAGCACTCGAAGAATCAGGGCTGCTCCGCGCCCTGACCGGCCTGCTCGCAGCGGCTGTCGAAGCGGCGGGGTACGAACTCGCTGCGCGCCCCGTCCCTTCACCGCCCTACGTCGTGGTCAGTAGCACCGGGCCGGTCCTGCGCGCGACGGTCGCGGACGGCCGACTCGTCGTGAACATCGACTGTTTCGAGGTTGTTCGTGGGACGGAACTCGGCGGTGAGAACGGGGTGGCCTACGCACGGACCGCGGCGACGCCCGCGGATGCGCTCTCGGTGTCGTTCGCCCGCTCGGGATAA
- a CDS encoding hypothetical protein (KEGG: hwa:HQ2017A hypothetical protein) — MAQTRNIALVLVVMLVCSGVAGVSLAAVPDNRVTITDTTVSPGTPTAGAPTTVSATVRLSGGSSSAATLDRVAILDDGETLGEATGLGSLSPGETLTVPVTVRFADLGTRNLTVVATVTDNDGETTTARRPLSLAVESGAPQIEVEADSLVAGADASASVTVSNPTTAPLRDVTVSFVDIDGERTTRTVATLAAGASQPLNFSLRAGTAGTQALQVEVTYTTAAGTRATSTGERAVEVEPLDDDVGIRVERTTLEDGATGAADGGLAGLAGALGGGGGGGGGVLQSAGGDGSDDEQRPGSGVTVTNFGNAPINELVLIPRLANGSIAPGLGRVAVADTLAPGEEMRVTVDLSAVRATSLRFAIAYELGGEAREAVQPYPLDRKRGAVSLTGLNLSLSGDSLKLSGNLGNVGDGEVRGVVVSVGRSEYAQPAYPQRNYFLGTIGASEFAPFELTATIDTANATTVPVEVAYTTAGERRVETLQLPLPPESDRVGGNRLFGDLGGPLVVVTLGLLVSVPLLGFALRRYR, encoded by the coding sequence ATGGCACAGACCCGCAATATCGCCCTCGTTCTCGTCGTGATGCTGGTCTGCTCGGGCGTCGCCGGTGTCTCGCTGGCAGCGGTGCCCGACAACAGGGTGACGATTACCGACACGACTGTCTCGCCGGGCACGCCGACCGCCGGCGCGCCAACGACTGTCTCAGCAACGGTCCGTCTCTCGGGCGGGAGCAGTTCGGCGGCGACGCTGGACCGCGTGGCCATTCTCGACGACGGGGAGACGCTGGGTGAGGCGACGGGCCTCGGCTCGCTCTCCCCTGGTGAGACACTCACTGTCCCGGTCACGGTCCGCTTTGCTGACCTAGGAACACGGAACCTCACTGTGGTCGCGACCGTGACGGACAACGACGGCGAGACCACCACTGCCCGGCGCCCACTCTCGCTTGCGGTCGAGTCCGGGGCACCACAAATCGAGGTCGAGGCCGACAGCCTCGTCGCGGGCGCTGATGCCAGCGCATCTGTGACTGTCTCGAACCCCACGACAGCGCCGTTACGTGACGTGACTGTCTCGTTCGTCGATATCGACGGCGAACGGACCACACGGACCGTCGCCACGCTCGCGGCGGGGGCCAGCCAGCCGCTGAACTTCAGTCTCCGCGCTGGGACAGCCGGCACGCAGGCGCTCCAGGTCGAAGTAACGTACACCACCGCAGCGGGCACCCGCGCCACGTCGACGGGCGAACGGGCGGTCGAGGTCGAACCGCTCGACGACGACGTCGGCATTCGAGTGGAGCGAACCACGCTGGAAGACGGGGCGACCGGCGCGGCCGACGGCGGGCTCGCCGGACTCGCCGGGGCGCTCGGTGGCGGCGGTGGCGGCGGTGGTGGCGTCCTCCAGTCCGCAGGCGGAGACGGGTCCGACGACGAACAGCGCCCCGGATCGGGCGTCACGGTGACTAACTTCGGAAACGCGCCTATCAATGAACTCGTGCTCATCCCCCGCCTCGCGAACGGGAGCATCGCACCCGGCCTCGGGAGGGTCGCCGTTGCCGACACGCTCGCGCCCGGCGAGGAAATGCGCGTGACCGTCGACCTCTCGGCCGTGCGAGCGACCTCGCTACGCTTCGCCATCGCGTACGAACTGGGCGGCGAGGCTCGTGAGGCCGTCCAGCCGTACCCGCTTGACCGGAAGCGCGGCGCCGTCTCGCTCACCGGGCTGAACCTCAGTCTGTCAGGTGACAGTCTCAAACTCTCGGGTAACCTGGGCAACGTCGGGGACGGTGAGGTCAGGGGTGTCGTCGTGAGCGTCGGGCGCAGCGAGTACGCCCAACCCGCCTACCCGCAACGCAACTACTTCCTCGGCACCATCGGTGCCAGTGAGTTCGCGCCGTTCGAACTGACTGCAACGATCGACACCGCCAACGCCACCACCGTGCCGGTGGAGGTGGCCTATACAACCGCTGGCGAGCGCCGGGTTGAGACGCTCCAACTACCGCTCCCGCCTGAGAGCGACCGAGTGGGCGGTAACCGCCTGTTTGGTGATCTGGGTGGGCCGCTGGTCGTCGTCACGCTCGGCCTGCTGGTCAGCGTCCCGCTGTTAGGGTTCGCGCTCCGGCGCTACCGATGA
- a CDS encoding Glutamyl-tRNA(Gln) amidotransferase subunit E (TIGRFAM: Glutamyl-tRNA(Gln) amidotransferase, E subunit~HAMAP: Glutamyl-tRNA(Gln) amidotransferase, E subunit~KEGG: hvo:HVO_2902 glutamyl-tRNA(Gln) amidotransferase subunit E~PFAM: Glutamyl-tRNA(Gln) amidotransferase, subunit B/E, N-terminal; GAD domain; Glutamyl-tRNA(Gln) amidotransferase, subunit B/E, central region; Asn/Gln amidotransferase), with product MSDDALDYEEFGLVAGLEIHQQLDTETKLFCDSPTELREPAESSHTITRELHPTRSELGELDEAAEEESRVDRIFEYLAYDTTCLVEEDDEPPTRIDEEALSVTLGIAALLDATVVDQAHVMRKLVIDGSNTSGFQRSMLLAQAGEIETDEGTVGITDVMLEEESAQRVEETDEGVRYSLDRLGIPLVEIGTAPDIRTPEQAYEAAEHIGMLLRSTGSVKRGLGTIRQDVNVSIADGARVEIKGVQALGDIHDIVAGEAERQVALLDIREELEARDATVGEVSEVSHVFEDTDSGVVRGALDSGGEVTAVPLYGFAGLVGREIQPDRRLGTEFSDHAKRAGAGGIFHTDELPAYGVTEEEVEALKEAVDAGEGDAVAIVAAGADVAAQAIEAAADRARTAIEGVPEETRDANDDGTTRYLRPLPGAARMYPETDVPPVEPDTSEVDTPELLTERVERYAEEFGLDEGLAEQVAFGRRMVLFEEAVQAGVDPTFAAATLESTLTELSREGVDVDSIPDEALLGTLLLVDQGELPKEGVNDVLEELAKNPSLTPDEAMEAAGVGGTDEAEVREAIAEVVERNADQVEQEGMGAFSALMGEAMGALRGQAGGDLVSEVLREEIQKRA from the coding sequence ATGAGCGACGACGCCCTCGACTACGAGGAATTCGGCCTCGTGGCCGGCCTCGAAATCCACCAACAGCTCGACACCGAGACGAAGCTGTTCTGCGATTCTCCAACAGAACTCCGCGAACCGGCCGAGAGTAGCCACACCATCACCCGGGAGCTTCATCCCACCCGGAGCGAACTCGGTGAACTCGACGAGGCCGCCGAGGAGGAGAGTCGCGTCGACCGCATCTTCGAGTATCTGGCCTACGACACCACCTGTCTGGTCGAGGAGGACGACGAGCCGCCGACCCGTATCGACGAGGAGGCGCTCTCGGTGACGCTCGGCATCGCGGCACTGCTCGACGCCACCGTCGTCGACCAGGCCCACGTGATGCGCAAGCTGGTCATCGACGGCTCGAACACATCGGGCTTCCAGCGCTCGATGCTACTGGCGCAGGCTGGGGAAATCGAGACCGACGAGGGCACCGTGGGCATCACCGACGTGATGCTCGAAGAGGAGTCCGCCCAGCGCGTCGAGGAAACCGACGAGGGCGTTCGCTACTCGCTCGACCGGCTCGGCATTCCGCTGGTCGAAATCGGCACCGCCCCCGACATTCGAACGCCCGAACAGGCCTACGAAGCTGCCGAGCACATCGGCATGTTGCTGCGCTCGACCGGCTCCGTCAAGCGCGGGCTGGGGACCATCCGGCAGGACGTGAACGTCTCCATCGCCGACGGCGCCCGTGTCGAAATCAAGGGCGTCCAAGCACTTGGCGACATCCACGATATCGTCGCCGGCGAGGCTGAACGACAGGTCGCGCTCCTCGACATTCGGGAGGAACTGGAGGCCCGTGACGCCACCGTCGGCGAGGTCAGCGAGGTCAGCCACGTCTTCGAGGACACCGACTCCGGCGTTGTCCGTGGCGCGCTGGATTCCGGCGGAGAGGTGACGGCCGTCCCGCTCTACGGGTTCGCCGGTCTCGTTGGCCGGGAGATTCAGCCAGACCGTCGCCTCGGCACCGAGTTCTCCGATCACGCCAAGCGCGCCGGCGCGGGCGGTATCTTCCACACCGACGAACTCCCAGCCTACGGCGTGACCGAGGAAGAGGTTGAGGCGCTGAAGGAGGCCGTCGACGCTGGCGAGGGCGACGCTGTCGCGATCGTCGCTGCCGGGGCCGACGTTGCAGCGCAGGCTATTGAGGCCGCTGCCGACCGAGCCCGAACCGCTATCGAGGGTGTGCCCGAGGAGACCCGTGACGCCAACGACGATGGGACCACGCGCTACCTTCGCCCGCTGCCCGGAGCGGCACGGATGTACCCTGAGACGGACGTTCCGCCCGTGGAACCAGACACTAGCGAGGTCGATACTCCCGAACTGCTCACCGAGCGCGTCGAGCGCTACGCCGAGGAGTTTGGACTGGATGAAGGGCTGGCCGAGCAGGTAGCGTTCGGCCGCCGAATGGTGCTGTTCGAGGAAGCCGTGCAGGCAGGTGTGGACCCGACGTTCGCCGCCGCAACACTGGAGTCAACGCTCACGGAACTCAGCCGTGAGGGCGTCGACGTAGACAGCATTCCTGACGAGGCGCTCCTGGGCACGCTGCTGCTCGTCGACCAGGGCGAACTCCCGAAGGAAGGTGTCAACGACGTGCTCGAGGAACTGGCGAAGAACCCCTCGCTCACGCCCGACGAGGCGATGGAGGCGGCCGGCGTCGGCGGCACGGACGAGGCAGAGGTCCGCGAAGCCATCGCCGAAGTTGTCGAGCGCAACGCCGACCAGGTCGAACAGGAAGGGATGGGTGCGTTCTCAGCGCTGATGGGTGAGGCCATGGGCGCGTTACGCGGGCAGGCCGGCGGCGACCTCGTGAGTGAGGTGCTCCGCGAGGAGATTCAGAAGCGCGCCTAA
- a CDS encoding BolA family protein (PFAM: BolA-like protein~KEGG: hla:Hlac_2203 BolA family protein) codes for MEPAELEELIETEIEDAEATVTLPRVHHDQQTDDAHYAAVVVSPVFEGESLVNQHQMVYDALGEHMTQSIHAMEIETYTPAEYAEKHDE; via the coding sequence ATGGAACCAGCAGAGCTCGAGGAGCTCATCGAGACCGAGATCGAGGATGCCGAGGCGACAGTCACGCTGCCGCGCGTCCATCACGACCAGCAGACCGATGACGCCCACTACGCCGCCGTGGTCGTCTCGCCGGTCTTCGAGGGCGAGAGCCTCGTGAACCAACACCAGATGGTCTACGACGCGCTGGGCGAGCATATGACCCAGTCGATCCACGCGATGGAGATTGAGACCTACACGCCCGCGGAGTACGCTGAGAAGCACGACGAGTAA
- a CDS encoding Fumarate hydratase class II (HAMAP: Fumarate hydratase class II~KEGG: hvo:HVO_2900 fumarate hydratase~PFAM: Fumarate lyase; Fumarase C, C-terminal), whose translation MSEDADYRIEEDSLGEMEVPADAYWGAQTQRAIQNFPISDIVFSRRFVRALGIVKQSAARANRDLGHVDDETAEAIIEAADEVIAGELDDQFPVDVFQTGSGTSSNMNANEVIANRAAEILGAEIGERAVHPNDDVNFGQSSNDVIPTAMHVAALEAVKKDLRPALETLADSLAAKEEEFDGVVKTGRTHLQDATPVRLGQEFGGFRAQVEKGIKRVENTEAHLAELALGGTAVGTGLNTDPEFPELAAEYIAEETGLPFREADNHFEAQAAHDAMSEAHGALRVVAGSLNKIANDLRLLASGPRNGFGEIEQPENQPGSSIMPGKINPVVAEAVNQVHKQVVGNDAAVSAGAAEGQVDLNLYKPVIAHNFLESSEILATSAEVFAEKFVAKLEANEEHCEAAVERSMALATALNPAIGYDNASKVAKKALAEGKSVKQVAVDEGYLTAAEAEEVLDPERMTHTGILGDED comes from the coding sequence ATGAGCGAGGATGCAGACTACCGCATCGAGGAGGACAGCCTGGGCGAGATGGAGGTGCCCGCGGATGCCTACTGGGGCGCCCAGACCCAGCGTGCGATTCAGAACTTCCCGATTTCGGATATCGTTTTCAGCCGGCGGTTCGTCCGCGCGCTCGGCATCGTGAAGCAGTCCGCCGCACGCGCCAACCGTGACCTCGGCCACGTCGACGACGAGACTGCTGAGGCCATCATCGAGGCGGCCGACGAGGTCATCGCAGGCGAATTGGACGACCAGTTCCCCGTGGACGTGTTCCAAACCGGTTCGGGCACCTCATCGAACATGAACGCCAACGAAGTCATCGCCAACCGCGCAGCCGAGATTCTCGGTGCCGAAATCGGCGAGCGCGCCGTCCACCCGAACGACGACGTGAACTTCGGGCAGTCCTCCAACGACGTGATTCCGACCGCGATGCACGTCGCCGCACTGGAGGCCGTGAAGAAGGACCTCCGTCCCGCACTCGAGACGCTCGCGGACTCGCTGGCCGCCAAAGAGGAGGAGTTCGACGGCGTCGTCAAAACCGGCCGCACGCACCTGCAGGACGCCACACCCGTCCGCCTCGGACAGGAGTTCGGCGGCTTCCGCGCGCAGGTCGAGAAAGGTATCAAGCGCGTCGAAAACACCGAAGCGCATCTCGCGGAACTGGCGCTCGGCGGGACGGCAGTTGGAACGGGGCTCAACACCGACCCCGAGTTCCCTGAACTCGCCGCAGAGTACATCGCCGAGGAGACCGGCTTACCGTTCCGCGAGGCCGACAACCACTTCGAGGCACAGGCCGCCCACGACGCCATGAGCGAGGCCCACGGTGCGCTCCGCGTCGTCGCCGGGAGCCTGAACAAGATCGCCAACGACCTGCGCCTGCTCGCCTCCGGACCCCGCAACGGCTTCGGCGAGATCGAGCAGCCCGAGAACCAGCCCGGCAGCTCCATCATGCCCGGCAAAATCAACCCCGTCGTCGCCGAGGCAGTGAACCAGGTCCACAAGCAGGTGGTGGGCAACGACGCCGCCGTCTCCGCTGGCGCCGCAGAGGGGCAGGTCGACCTGAACCTCTACAAGCCAGTCATCGCGCACAACTTCCTCGAGTCTAGCGAGATTCTCGCCACCAGCGCCGAGGTGTTCGCCGAGAAGTTTGTCGCCAAACTGGAGGCCAACGAGGAGCACTGCGAGGCCGCCGTCGAGCGCTCGATGGCCCTCGCAACTGCGCTCAACCCCGCGATCGGCTACGACAACGCCTCGAAAGTCGCCAAGAAGGCGCTCGCAGAAGGCAAATCCGTGAAGCAGGTGGCCGTCGACGAAGGCTACCTGACTGCGGCCGAAGCCGAGGAAGTGCTCGACCCCGAGCGGATGACCCACACCGGCATCCTCGGCGACGAGGACTGA